The Candidatus Hydrogenedentota bacterium genome has a segment encoding these proteins:
- a CDS encoding glycosyltransferase, producing the protein MRVVFFGNASERIAAIRYRIGTFARMLEAEGHSCAICLPMSAAEEERYFSGISARGKLWLLLKAALRRLAQLRHVPGADVVFFRGPLLPYGPPVLERICRWLNPRLVFDIDDAIWEPPAHVNSAFLRFVDFGWTRKMAGLCRHGIAGNESLKAYVAPMNPHVTVIPTCIDMDLHTQKDYARSPDAPVILGWTGLKDNLGYLRHIAPALQDLAREYPIRLHVATGAPYALDGVAVVNEHWILGREIGCLQEADIGLMPLDDTPRARGKCAFKALQYMAVGTPVVVSPVGMNAEVVEDGVTGFLADTPEEWRDRLGQLIADPDLRERMGRAARERVRARYSHAVYYPVLKDTLERVARGE; encoded by the coding sequence ATGAGAGTCGTCTTTTTTGGCAATGCCTCGGAGCGGATCGCGGCCATCCGCTACCGGATCGGCACATTCGCCCGGATGCTGGAAGCCGAGGGGCATTCCTGCGCGATTTGCCTGCCTATGTCCGCGGCGGAGGAGGAGCGATACTTCAGCGGAATCTCGGCGCGGGGCAAGCTCTGGCTCCTCCTGAAAGCAGCCCTGCGGCGCCTGGCGCAACTGCGGCATGTGCCCGGAGCCGATGTGGTGTTCTTTCGGGGACCCCTCCTTCCCTATGGCCCGCCCGTGCTGGAGCGCATCTGCCGGTGGCTGAATCCGAGGCTGGTCTTCGATATTGACGACGCGATCTGGGAGCCGCCCGCCCATGTAAACAGCGCCTTCCTGCGCTTCGTGGACTTCGGCTGGACGCGCAAGATGGCCGGCCTCTGCCGCCACGGTATCGCGGGCAACGAGTCGCTGAAGGCGTACGTGGCGCCGATGAACCCGCACGTCACCGTGATCCCAACCTGCATCGACATGGACCTGCACACGCAAAAGGACTACGCCCGGTCGCCGGACGCGCCCGTAATCCTGGGCTGGACCGGGCTGAAGGACAACCTCGGCTATCTGCGCCACATCGCGCCCGCGTTACAGGATCTGGCGCGGGAATATCCCATCCGTTTGCACGTGGCCACGGGCGCGCCCTATGCCCTGGACGGCGTCGCGGTCGTAAACGAACACTGGATCCTCGGGCGCGAGATCGGCTGCCTCCAGGAGGCCGACATCGGCCTGATGCCGCTGGATGACACGCCCCGGGCGCGGGGCAAGTGCGCCTTCAAGGCGCTTCAATACATGGCTGTGGGGACGCCCGTCGTCGTTTCGCCCGTCGGCATGAACGCCGAGGTGGTCGAGGACGGGGTGACCGGCTTTCTCGCGGATACGCCGGAGGAATGGCGCGACCGGCTCGGGCAGCTGATCGCCGATCCGGATCTGCGGGAGCGGATGGGCCGCGCGGCCCGGGAGCGGGTCCGCGCGCGCTACA